The proteins below come from a single Gossypium raimondii isolate GPD5lz chromosome 2, ASM2569854v1, whole genome shotgun sequence genomic window:
- the LOC105789406 gene encoding uncharacterized protein LOC105789406 isoform X1, giving the protein MDSQELPDNGNKGFRYMLLRIAFALLFPIFAVFSLSFLVGLLAIFMGELSISNPISIPTQCKIVSSSVDIRSSKVCELGLLNYKAKHVFYPFERSKFRCRYDYYWTSVFKVEYRDHSLGQTQLAFTEAPNEALPLSCRPNFGAAWLTKDKFKVNETYDCWYILGISTVKLYDDGFFSCQAKHPSSIEMIKRYLIIAYSGTNSSRALSEVWGREILIRSTKILRSWFLGEGRARYWRWETIAGVITGFSTSIITISFVRILQHMKSLFPEAINTAPIKRVCFLVVYFSVICWLASQYWKRLNIPLIRVYKYYY; this is encoded by the exons ATGGATTCTCAAGAACTCCCCGATAATGGTAACAAGGGTTTTCGCTACATGTTACTTCGAATCGCTTTTGCCCTTCTCTTCCCCATCTTCGCTGTCTTTTCCTTATCATTCTTAGTCGGACTTCTTGCCATTTTCATGGGGGAACTCTCAATTTCGAATCCCATCTCCATCCCCACACAGTGCAAGATAGTCTCTAGCA GTGTGGATATTAGGTCATCGAAGGTTTGCGAGCTTGGATTATTGAATTATAAAGCAAAGCATGTGTTTTATCCTTTCGAAAGGAGCAAATTTAGATGCCGTTATGATTATTACTGGACCTCAGTGTTCAAG GTGGAGTACAGAGACCACTCTTTGGGTCAGACGCAACTTGCCTTTACAGAGGCACCGAATGAAGCTCTTCCGCTTAGTTGCAGACCTAACTTTGGTGCTGCTTGGTTGACCAAAGATAAGTTTAAG GTTAATGAAACCTACGACTGCTGGTATATATTAGGTATTTCCACAGTAAAGTTGTATGATGATGGTTTTTTCAGTTGCCAAGCAAAACATCCATCCtcaattgaaatgataaagcgATATTTAATAAT TGCATATTCTGGGACAAACAGCAGCAGAGCTCTTTCTGAAGTTTGGGGGAGAGAAATTCTAATAAG ATCCACCAAGATTTTGCGGTCTTGGTTTTTGGGTGAGGGGAGAGCTAGATATTGGAGGTGGGAAACAATAGCAGGTGTCATCACTGGTTTTTCAACATCTATAATCACTATCAGCTTCGTTAGAATCCTACAGCATATGAAGTCTTTATTTCCTGAAGCCATTAACACAGCCCCTATCAAGCGTGTTTGTTTTCTTGTAGTGTACTTTTCGGTTATATGTTGGTTGGCATCACAATACTGGAAGAGGTTGAATATCCCATTGATTAGAGTCTATAAGTACTACTACTAG
- the LOC105789406 gene encoding uncharacterized protein LOC105789406 isoform X2 produces the protein MDSQELPDNGNKGFRYMLLRIAFALLFPIFAVFSLSFLVGLLAIFMGELSISNPISIPTQCKIVSSSVDIRSSKVCELGLLNYKAKHVFYPFERSKFRCRYDYYWTSVFKVEYRDHSLGQTQLAFTEAPNEALPLSCRPNFGAAWLTKDKFKVNETYDCWYILGISTVKLYDDGFFSCQAKHPSSIEMIKRYLIISTKILRSWFLGEGRARYWRWETIAGVITGFSTSIITISFVRILQHMKSLFPEAINTAPIKRVCFLVVYFSVICWLASQYWKRLNIPLIRVYKYYY, from the exons ATGGATTCTCAAGAACTCCCCGATAATGGTAACAAGGGTTTTCGCTACATGTTACTTCGAATCGCTTTTGCCCTTCTCTTCCCCATCTTCGCTGTCTTTTCCTTATCATTCTTAGTCGGACTTCTTGCCATTTTCATGGGGGAACTCTCAATTTCGAATCCCATCTCCATCCCCACACAGTGCAAGATAGTCTCTAGCA GTGTGGATATTAGGTCATCGAAGGTTTGCGAGCTTGGATTATTGAATTATAAAGCAAAGCATGTGTTTTATCCTTTCGAAAGGAGCAAATTTAGATGCCGTTATGATTATTACTGGACCTCAGTGTTCAAG GTGGAGTACAGAGACCACTCTTTGGGTCAGACGCAACTTGCCTTTACAGAGGCACCGAATGAAGCTCTTCCGCTTAGTTGCAGACCTAACTTTGGTGCTGCTTGGTTGACCAAAGATAAGTTTAAG GTTAATGAAACCTACGACTGCTGGTATATATTAGGTATTTCCACAGTAAAGTTGTATGATGATGGTTTTTTCAGTTGCCAAGCAAAACATCCATCCtcaattgaaatgataaagcgATATTTAATAAT ATCCACCAAGATTTTGCGGTCTTGGTTTTTGGGTGAGGGGAGAGCTAGATATTGGAGGTGGGAAACAATAGCAGGTGTCATCACTGGTTTTTCAACATCTATAATCACTATCAGCTTCGTTAGAATCCTACAGCATATGAAGTCTTTATTTCCTGAAGCCATTAACACAGCCCCTATCAAGCGTGTTTGTTTTCTTGTAGTGTACTTTTCGGTTATATGTTGGTTGGCATCACAATACTGGAAGAGGTTGAATATCCCATTGATTAGAGTCTATAAGTACTACTACTAG